One genomic region from Pseudomonas hormoni encodes:
- the rimP gene encoding ribosome maturation factor RimP has protein sequence MSSKLEELQALLAPVVVALGYECWGIEFSAQGRHSMLRVYIDKEGGVLVDDCAIVSRQISGVLDVEDPIAVEYTLEVSSPGMERPLFTIEQFAKFAGEQVKIKLRSPFEGRRNFQGLLRGVEEQDVVVQVEDHEFLLPIDMIDKANIIPSFD, from the coding sequence GTGTCGAGCAAGCTAGAAGAGTTGCAGGCCTTGTTGGCCCCGGTGGTCGTGGCCCTAGGCTATGAATGCTGGGGTATTGAGTTTTCGGCTCAAGGTCGCCACTCAATGTTGCGCGTTTATATTGATAAAGAAGGCGGCGTGCTGGTGGACGATTGCGCCATCGTCAGCCGTCAGATCAGCGGTGTCCTGGATGTTGAAGATCCAATCGCCGTTGAATACACCCTTGAAGTTTCCTCGCCTGGCATGGAACGCCCACTGTTCACTATTGAGCAGTTTGCAAAATTTGCCGGTGAACAAGTGAAGATCAAGCTGCGCTCGCCTTTTGAAGGACGACGCAACTTTCAGGGCCTTCTGCGCGGTGTAGAAGAGCAGGACGTCGTGGTGCAGGTAGAAGACCATGAATTCCTGTTGCCGATCGATATGATCGACAAGGCCAACATTATTCCCAGTTTTGACTGA
- the rpsO gene encoding 30S ribosomal protein S15, whose amino-acid sequence MALDVQEKAQIVADYQQAVGDTGSPEVQVALLTHNINKLQGHFKANGKDHHSRRGLIRMVNQRRKLLDYLKGKDLGRYQALIGRLGLRR is encoded by the coding sequence ATGGCTCTCGACGTTCAAGAAAAAGCTCAAATCGTAGCTGACTACCAGCAAGCTGTTGGTGACACTGGTTCGCCAGAAGTGCAAGTTGCACTGCTGACCCACAACATCAACAAGCTGCAAGGTCACTTCAAGGCCAACGGTAAAGATCACCACTCCCGTCGTGGTCTGATCCGCATGGTAAACCAGCGTCGTAAGCTGCTGGACTACCTGAAAGGCAAGGATCTGGGTCGTTATCAGGCTCTGATCGGTCGCCTGGGTCTGCG
- the nusA gene encoding transcription termination factor NusA, which yields MSKEVLLVVESVSNEKGVPANVIFEALELALATATKKRFEDEVDLRVEINRHTGAYETFRRWTVVEEADLDDPAIETWPSKVAETHPGAKVGDVVEEKIESIEFGRIAAQTAKQVIVQKVREAERAQVVDAYRERLGEIISGTVKKVTRDNVIVDLGNNAEALLAREDIISRETFRVGVRLRALLKEIRTENRGPQLILSRTAPEMLIELFRIEVPEIAEGLIEVMAASRDPGSRAKIAVRSKDKRIDPQGACIGMRGSRVQAVSGELGGERVDIVLWDDNPAQFVINAMSPAEVAAIIVDEDAHAMDIAVGADNLAQAIGRGGQNVRLASQLTGWTLNVMTESDIQAKQQAETGDILRNFIDELEVDEDLAQVLVDEGFTSLEEIAYVPLEEMLNIDGFDEETVNELRARAKDRLLTKAIATEEKLADAHPAEDLLSLEGMDKDLAMELAVRGVITREDLAEQSIDDLLDIDGIDDDRAGKLIMAARAHWFE from the coding sequence ATGAGCAAAGAAGTACTGCTGGTTGTTGAGTCGGTATCCAATGAAAAGGGCGTACCGGCAAACGTAATTTTTGAAGCGCTGGAGCTGGCTCTGGCCACCGCTACCAAAAAGCGGTTTGAGGACGAAGTCGATCTGCGTGTGGAAATCAATCGCCACACCGGTGCATACGAGACATTCCGTCGCTGGACGGTTGTCGAAGAAGCAGACCTGGACGATCCGGCCATCGAAACCTGGCCGAGCAAGGTTGCCGAAACGCATCCTGGCGCCAAGGTTGGCGATGTAGTCGAAGAAAAAATCGAATCCATCGAGTTCGGCCGTATCGCTGCACAGACTGCCAAGCAAGTCATTGTGCAGAAAGTTCGCGAAGCCGAACGTGCTCAAGTCGTTGACGCCTATCGCGAGCGCCTGGGGGAAATCATCTCCGGCACCGTGAAGAAAGTGACCCGCGACAACGTGATCGTCGACCTGGGCAACAACGCCGAAGCGTTGCTGGCTCGTGAAGACATCATCTCTCGCGAAACCTTCCGGGTTGGCGTGCGCCTGCGTGCGTTGCTCAAGGAAATCCGCACCGAGAACCGCGGCCCGCAGCTGATCCTGTCGCGTACTGCGCCGGAAATGCTGATCGAGTTGTTCCGCATCGAAGTGCCGGAAATCGCTGAAGGCCTGATCGAAGTAATGGCTGCCTCCCGTGACCCGGGTTCGCGCGCCAAGATCGCGGTCCGCTCCAAGGACAAACGCATCGACCCGCAAGGCGCTTGCATCGGTATGCGCGGTTCGCGCGTCCAGGCAGTGTCGGGTGAGTTGGGCGGTGAGCGTGTGGACATCGTCCTGTGGGACGACAACCCGGCTCAGTTCGTAATCAATGCAATGTCGCCGGCTGAAGTGGCGGCAATTATCGTTGACGAAGATGCCCATGCAATGGACATCGCCGTTGGCGCAGACAATCTGGCTCAGGCCATCGGTCGCGGTGGTCAGAACGTGCGTCTGGCTAGCCAATTGACTGGCTGGACCCTGAACGTGATGACCGAATCGGACATCCAGGCTAAGCAGCAAGCAGAAACCGGCGACATCCTGCGCAACTTCATCGACGAGCTGGAAGTCGACGAAGACCTGGCACAGGTGCTGGTAGATGAAGGCTTCACCAGCCTGGAAGAGATTGCCTACGTACCGTTGGAAGAAATGCTCAACATCGACGGCTTTGACGAAGAAACCGTCAACGAGCTTCGCGCTCGTGCCAAGGATCGTTTGTTGACCAAAGCCATCGCTACTGAGGAAAAGCTGGCAGACGCCCATCCGGCCGAAGACCTGCTCTCGCTTGAGGGTATGGACAAGGATTTGGCGATGGAACTGGCGGTGCGCGGCGTAATTACCCGCGAAGACCTGGCCGAGCAGTCTATTGACGACCTGCTCGACATCGACGGCATTGACGATGATCGTGCCGGCAAGTTGATCATGGCCGCCCGAGCCCACTGGTTCGAGTAA
- the glmM gene encoding phosphoglucosamine mutase — MTKKYFGTDGIRGRVGVYPITPEFMLKLGWAAGMAFRKMGACKVLVGKDTRISGYMFESALEAGLTSAGADVMLLGPMPTPAIAYLTRTFHAEAGIVISASHNPHDDNGIKFFSGKGTKLPDEVEHMIEELLDTPMTVVESSKIGKVSRINDASGRYIEFCKSSVPTGTSFSGLKIVIDCAHGATYKVAPSVFRELGADVVVLSAQPNGLNINDNCGSTHMGPLQAAVLAEHADLGIAFDGDGDRVLMVDHTGAVVDGDELLFIIARDLHERDLLKGGVVGTLMSNLGLELALADLSIPFVRANVGDRYVIADLLERNWLVGGENSGHIVCFNHTTTGDAIIAALQVLMALQTRSEGLAQARQSLRKCPQVLINVRFGGGASPLDHPSVKEASERVTKAMAGRGRVLLRKSGTEPLVRVMVEGEDETQVRGYAEELAKLVTEVSA, encoded by the coding sequence ATGACTAAGAAATACTTTGGCACCGACGGCATTCGTGGTCGGGTCGGCGTGTACCCGATTACTCCTGAATTCATGCTCAAGCTCGGTTGGGCGGCGGGCATGGCGTTCCGTAAAATGGGCGCCTGTAAAGTGCTGGTGGGCAAGGACACCCGGATCTCCGGGTACATGTTCGAATCGGCGCTCGAGGCCGGGCTGACTTCGGCAGGTGCCGACGTGATGCTCCTGGGCCCGATGCCGACCCCGGCCATCGCTTATCTGACGCGTACGTTCCATGCCGAAGCCGGGATCGTGATCAGTGCTTCGCACAATCCTCACGATGACAATGGCATCAAGTTTTTCTCCGGAAAGGGCACCAAGCTGCCGGATGAAGTCGAGCACATGATCGAAGAGTTGCTCGACACCCCGATGACCGTTGTTGAGTCGAGCAAGATCGGCAAAGTGTCGCGAATCAACGACGCTTCGGGCCGTTATATCGAATTCTGCAAGAGCAGTGTGCCGACCGGCACCAGCTTTTCGGGCCTGAAGATCGTGATCGATTGCGCTCACGGTGCGACCTACAAGGTGGCGCCGAGCGTGTTCCGCGAACTGGGCGCCGACGTCGTCGTGCTTTCCGCGCAACCGAACGGCCTGAATATCAATGACAACTGCGGTTCGACCCATATGGGCCCGCTGCAGGCTGCCGTGCTGGCCGAGCACGCCGATCTGGGCATTGCTTTCGATGGCGATGGCGATCGGGTTCTGATGGTCGATCACACAGGCGCCGTTGTGGATGGTGATGAGCTTTTGTTTATCATTGCCCGCGACCTGCATGAGCGTGACCTGTTGAAAGGTGGCGTGGTCGGGACATTGATGAGTAACCTGGGGCTGGAACTGGCCCTCGCGGATCTGTCGATTCCATTTGTGCGTGCGAACGTCGGTGACCGTTATGTGATTGCGGATCTGCTGGAGCGCAACTGGCTGGTGGGTGGTGAGAACTCGGGTCATATCGTTTGCTTCAATCACACCACCACCGGTGATGCGATCATTGCAGCGTTGCAGGTGCTGATGGCGTTGCAGACGCGCTCCGAGGGACTGGCTCAAGCCCGTCAGTCGTTGCGCAAGTGTCCTCAGGTGTTGATCAACGTGCGTTTCGGTGGTGGTGCGAGCCCGCTGGATCATCCGTCGGTCAAAGAAGCCAGCGAGCGCGTGACCAAAGCCATGGCGGGCCGTGGACGTGTGCTGTTGCGCAAGTCCGGCACGGAGCCGTTGGTGCGTGTCATGGTCGAAGGCGAAGACGAAACACAGGTTCGCGGCTACGCCGAAGAGCTGGCAAAACTGGTTACTGAAGTTTCTGCCTGA
- the secG gene encoding preprotein translocase subunit SecG, whose protein sequence is MLETVVVVFHLLGALGVVALVLLQQGKGADAGASFGAGASNTVFGSQGSSTFLSKFTAILAAGFFITSLGLGYFAKEKAHQLTQVGLPNPAVLEVPKQQPASDDVPVLQEQKSATPATDVPPAQEQK, encoded by the coding sequence ATGCTGGAAACAGTCGTAGTCGTTTTTCATCTGCTGGGTGCATTGGGCGTAGTTGCTCTGGTATTGCTGCAGCAGGGTAAAGGTGCGGATGCTGGCGCGTCTTTCGGAGCAGGTGCTTCAAATACTGTGTTCGGAAGCCAAGGTTCCTCTACCTTTCTTAGTAAGTTTACTGCTATACTTGCCGCCGGTTTCTTCATAACCAGCTTGGGGTTAGGTTACTTTGCTAAAGAGAAGGCTCACCAGCTGACTCAAGTAGGTTTGCCAAACCCGGCAGTGTTGGAAGTTCCAAAGCAACAACCGGCTTCTGATGATGTCCCGGTGCTTCAAGAGCAAAAGTCGGCTACTCCAGCGACTGACGTGCCTCCAGCTCAAGAGCAAAAGTAA
- the rbfA gene encoding 30S ribosome-binding factor RbfA produces the protein MAKEYSRTQRIGDQMQRELAQLIRREVKDPRVGLVTITAVEVSRDVGHAKIFITVMGQDSAEDIAQSIKVLNSAAGFLRMQLAREMKLRSVPQLHFHYDESVVRGAHLSALIERAVAEDNQHPVAAEAEDTKE, from the coding sequence ATGGCAAAAGAATACAGCCGTACCCAACGTATCGGCGATCAGATGCAGCGTGAGCTGGCACAGCTGATCCGTCGTGAAGTCAAAGACCCGCGCGTTGGCCTGGTCACCATTACCGCTGTTGAAGTCAGCCGTGACGTCGGTCACGCCAAGATTTTCATCACCGTAATGGGCCAGGACAGCGCCGAAGACATCGCGCAAAGCATCAAGGTGCTCAACTCCGCCGCTGGTTTCCTGCGCATGCAGCTAGCCCGCGAAATGAAGTTGCGCAGCGTTCCGCAGCTGCACTTCCACTACGACGAAAGCGTCGTGCGTGGCGCGCACCTGTCGGCACTGATCGAGCGTGCGGTGGCTGAAGACAATCAGCACCCGGTTGCGGCAGAAGCCGAAGACACCAAGGAGTAA
- the tpiA gene encoding triose-phosphate isomerase, whose protein sequence is MRRPMVAGNWKMHGTRASVAELIKGLRNLALPSGVDVAVFPSFLHVNQVIDGLEGKSIKVGAQNAAVESKQGALTGEVAPSQLADEGCSLVLVGHSERRQIIGENDEALIRKFAAAQECGLIPVLCIGETLEQREAGKTLEVVGRQLGSVIEKLGVGVFAKAVIAYEPVWAIGTGLTASPQQAQDVHAAIRAQLAAENSEVAQGVRLLYGGSVKAANAVELFGMPDIDGGLIGGASLNADEFGAIIRAAGN, encoded by the coding sequence ATGCGTCGCCCTATGGTAGCTGGTAACTGGAAGATGCACGGTACCCGCGCCAGCGTCGCTGAGCTGATCAAAGGCTTGCGTAATTTGGCCTTGCCGAGCGGTGTTGATGTAGCGGTATTCCCGTCTTTCTTGCATGTCAATCAAGTGATTGATGGTCTGGAAGGCAAGTCGATCAAGGTCGGCGCGCAGAACGCTGCGGTGGAATCCAAGCAAGGTGCATTGACCGGTGAAGTTGCACCGAGTCAGTTGGCTGATGAAGGTTGTTCCCTGGTGCTTGTCGGGCATTCCGAACGCCGCCAGATCATCGGCGAGAATGATGAGGCACTGATTCGCAAGTTCGCAGCGGCACAGGAATGTGGCTTGATTCCGGTGTTATGCATAGGGGAAACCCTGGAGCAGCGCGAAGCCGGTAAAACTCTTGAGGTTGTCGGGCGTCAGCTCGGTAGCGTCATCGAGAAACTGGGTGTCGGTGTTTTTGCAAAGGCAGTAATCGCTTACGAGCCGGTCTGGGCCATTGGCACCGGGCTGACTGCTTCGCCGCAACAGGCGCAGGATGTGCACGCAGCCATTCGCGCTCAGTTGGCGGCAGAGAATTCTGAGGTCGCACAAGGTGTGCGGCTTCTATACGGCGGCAGCGTGAAGGCGGCCAATGCGGTCGAACTGTTCGGCATGCCGGATATCGATGGGGGGCTCATTGGTGGGGCTTCCCTGAATGCAGATGAGTTCGGTGCGATTATTCGCGCCGCGGGAAACTGA
- the truB gene encoding tRNA pseudouridine(55) synthase TruB: MAQVKRIRRNVSGIILLDKPLGFTSNAALQKVRWLLNAEKAGHTGSLDPLATGVLPLCFGEATKFSQYLLDSDKGYETLAQLGKTTTTADAEGEVLQERPVTVGRSDVEAALPKFRGQISQIPPMYSALKRDGQPLYKLARAGEVVEREPRSVTIARLELLAFEGDTARLAVDCSKGTYIRTLVEDIGEQLGCGAYVAELRRTQAGPFTLAQTVTLEELEAVHAEGGNEAVDRFLMPSDSGLLDWPLLQFSEHSSFYWLNGQPVRAPDAPKFGMVRVQDHNGRFIGIGEVSEDGRIAPRRLIRSE, encoded by the coding sequence GTGGCTCAGGTCAAACGTATCCGTCGTAACGTCAGCGGCATCATCCTGCTCGACAAACCGCTGGGGTTCACCTCCAACGCGGCGTTGCAGAAGGTCCGCTGGTTGCTCAACGCCGAGAAGGCCGGTCACACCGGCAGTCTCGATCCGCTGGCCACCGGCGTATTGCCGTTGTGCTTCGGTGAGGCCACCAAGTTCTCGCAATACCTGCTCGATTCCGACAAGGGTTACGAAACCCTGGCGCAACTGGGCAAAACCACCACCACGGCGGATGCCGAAGGTGAAGTTTTGCAGGAACGCCCGGTGACCGTTGGTCGATCCGATGTCGAAGCGGCACTGCCGAAATTTCGTGGGCAAATCAGTCAGATACCGCCGATGTACTCGGCGCTCAAGCGTGATGGCCAGCCGCTGTACAAGCTGGCACGTGCAGGCGAAGTAGTGGAGCGCGAACCGCGTTCTGTTACTATTGCGCGCTTGGAATTGCTGGCCTTTGAAGGTGATACTGCGCGGCTGGCGGTGGATTGCAGCAAAGGCACCTATATCCGCACCCTGGTGGAGGATATTGGTGAGCAACTCGGTTGTGGCGCTTACGTTGCTGAATTGCGACGTACCCAGGCCGGGCCTTTCACCCTGGCGCAGACGGTCACGCTTGAAGAGCTGGAAGCGGTACATGCCGAAGGCGGCAACGAAGCGGTCGACCGCTTCCTGATGCCATCGGACAGCGGCTTGCTGGATTGGCCACTGCTGCAGTTCTCGGAGCACAGCTCGTTCTACTGGCTCAACGGCCAGCCGGTACGAGCCCCGGATGCACCGAAGTTCGGCATGGTACGGGTACAGGATCACAACGGTCGCTTCATCGGTATCGGTGAAGTGAGCGAAGACGGGCGCATCGCGCCGCGTCGACTGATTCGGTCAGAATGA
- the infB gene encoding translation initiation factor IF-2 — protein sequence MTQVTVKQLADEVKTPVERLLQQMREAGLPHTAAEEHVTDSEKQSLLTHLKSSHKAKVEEPRKITLQRKTTSTLRVAGSKSISVEVRKKKVFVQRSPEEIEAERKRELEERRAVENAARQKAEEEAKRRSEEEARRQPAAAQTASNDAVAAPVAVAEPVRESAPVVAAAPAPSADVRNKQNEQRRPDKPRADDNNRRSGGGDGERKNAPHRASVKEKAPAPRVAPRTTDEESDGFRRGGRGKAKLKKRNAHGFQSPTGPVVRDVQIGETITVGDLANQMSVKAAEIIKFMFKLGTPATINQVLDQETAQLVAEELGHKVTLVSDTALEDSLAESLKFEGETFSRAPVVTVMGHVDHGKTSLLDYIRRAKVAAGEAGGITQHIGAYHVETDRGMVTFLDTPGHAAFTAMRARGAKATDIVILVVAADDGVMPQTIEAVQHAKAAGVPLVVAVNKIDKPGADLDRIRSELSVHGVTSEEWGGDTPFVSVSAKVGTGVDELLEAVLLQAEVLELKATPSAPGRGVVVESRLDKGRGPVATVLVQDGTLRQGDMVLVGSNYGRVRAMLDENGKPIKEAGPSIPVEILGLDGTPDAGDEMSVLSDEKKAREVALFRQGKFREVKLARAHAGKLENIFENMGQAEKKTLNIVLKSDVRGSLEALNGALNGLGNDEVQVRVVGGGVGGITESDANLALASNAVLFGFNVRADAGARKIVEQEGLDMRYYNVIYDIIEDVKKALTGMLGSDVRENILGTAEVRDVFRSPKFGAIAGCMVIEGVVHRNRPIRVLREDIVIFEGELESLRRFKDDASEVRAGMECGIGVKSYNDVKVGDKIEVFEKVQVARSL from the coding sequence ATGACGCAAGTCACGGTGAAACAACTGGCCGATGAGGTCAAAACACCGGTAGAGCGCCTGTTGCAGCAGATGCGTGAGGCAGGTCTGCCGCACACCGCCGCCGAAGAACATGTGACTGACAGTGAGAAGCAATCTTTGCTGACTCACTTGAAAAGCAGCCACAAGGCGAAAGTGGAAGAACCACGCAAGATTACACTGCAGCGTAAAACCACCAGCACCTTGCGTGTTGCTGGCAGCAAAAGCATCAGTGTTGAAGTCCGTAAAAAGAAAGTTTTCGTACAGCGCAGCCCGGAAGAAATCGAAGCCGAGCGCAAACGCGAACTGGAAGAACGTCGCGCAGTAGAAAATGCTGCTCGTCAGAAGGCTGAAGAAGAAGCCAAGCGTCGCTCCGAAGAAGAAGCGCGTCGCCAGCCTGCTGCTGCGCAAACCGCTTCCAACGACGCTGTCGCAGCACCGGTTGCCGTTGCTGAGCCAGTGCGTGAAAGCGCACCGGTTGTTGCAGCTGCACCAGCTCCGTCTGCTGACGTTCGCAACAAGCAGAACGAACAGCGCCGTCCGGACAAACCACGTGCCGACGATAACAATCGTCGCAGCGGTGGTGGCGACGGCGAGCGTAAAAACGCTCCGCATCGTGCCTCGGTCAAAGAGAAAGCGCCTGCTCCACGCGTTGCGCCACGTACTACCGACGAAGAAAGCGATGGCTTCCGTCGTGGTGGTCGCGGCAAGGCCAAGCTGAAGAAACGCAACGCCCACGGTTTCCAGAGCCCAACCGGCCCTGTCGTGCGTGATGTGCAGATTGGCGAGACCATCACTGTTGGCGATCTTGCCAATCAGATGTCGGTCAAGGCTGCTGAAATCATCAAGTTTATGTTCAAACTGGGTACTCCAGCGACCATCAACCAGGTGCTTGATCAGGAAACTGCTCAGCTGGTAGCCGAAGAACTGGGCCACAAAGTGACCCTGGTCAGCGACACCGCCCTGGAAGATTCCCTGGCCGAGTCCCTGAAGTTTGAAGGTGAGACGTTCTCCCGTGCACCGGTTGTGACCGTAATGGGCCACGTTGACCACGGTAAAACCTCGCTGCTCGACTACATCCGTCGTGCCAAGGTAGCTGCTGGCGAAGCCGGTGGTATCACCCAGCACATCGGTGCATACCACGTTGAAACTGATCGCGGCATGGTCACTTTCCTCGACACCCCTGGTCACGCCGCGTTTACCGCAATGCGTGCCCGTGGTGCCAAGGCGACCGACATCGTAATCCTGGTGGTTGCAGCGGACGACGGCGTGATGCCGCAGACCATTGAAGCCGTTCAGCACGCCAAGGCTGCCGGTGTTCCACTGGTTGTTGCAGTGAACAAGATCGACAAGCCGGGCGCCGATCTCGACCGCATCCGTAGCGAACTGTCGGTTCACGGCGTGACCTCGGAAGAGTGGGGCGGCGACACCCCGTTCGTATCGGTTTCGGCGAAAGTCGGTACTGGCGTGGACGAGTTGCTCGAAGCTGTTCTGCTGCAAGCTGAAGTTCTCGAACTGAAAGCGACTCCATCGGCTCCAGGCCGTGGCGTCGTGGTTGAATCGCGTCTCGACAAAGGTCGTGGCCCGGTTGCTACCGTTCTGGTTCAAGACGGTACCCTGCGCCAAGGCGACATGGTCCTGGTCGGTTCGAACTATGGCCGTGTCCGTGCCATGCTCGACGAGAACGGCAAGCCGATCAAAGAAGCCGGTCCTTCCATCCCTGTCGAGATCCTCGGCCTGGACGGTACCCCGGACGCTGGCGATGAGATGAGCGTTCTGTCGGACGAGAAGAAAGCCCGTGAAGTGGCTCTGTTCCGTCAAGGCAAGTTCCGCGAAGTCAAGCTGGCCCGCGCTCACGCCGGCAAGCTGGAAAACATCTTCGAAAACATGGGCCAGGCAGAGAAGAAGACGCTCAACATCGTCCTCAAATCCGACGTCCGTGGTTCGCTGGAAGCGTTGAACGGTGCCTTGAACGGCCTGGGTAACGACGAAGTGCAAGTGCGTGTTGTCGGTGGCGGTGTCGGTGGTATCACCGAGTCCGACGCCAACCTGGCACTGGCCTCCAACGCTGTACTGTTCGGCTTCAACGTGCGTGCCGATGCCGGCGCTCGCAAGATCGTCGAGCAGGAAGGTCTGGATATGCGTTACTACAACGTGATCTACGACATCATCGAAGACGTCAAGAAAGCCCTCACCGGTATGCTGGGCAGCGATGTTCGCGAGAACATCCTGGGTACCGCTGAAGTCCGTGACGTGTTCCGTTCGCCGAAGTTTGGCGCGATCGCCGGTTGCATGGTTATCGAAGGTGTTGTTCACCGTAACCGTCCAATCCGTGTACTGCGTGAAGACATCGTTATCTTCGAAGGCGAGCTGGAATCCCTGCGCCGCTTCAAGGATGACGCTTCCGAAGTACGTGCCGGCATGGAATGCGGTATCGGCGTGAAGAGCTACAACGACGTCAAAGTCGGTGACAAGATCGAAGTCTTCGAGAAGGTTCAGGTTGCTCGCAGCCTCTAA